The genomic window gaacaaaccaaacaacacaatgtcaggagaaacTGAAAAGATATGCTGTCTATGTAAAGTCAGcttgctaattaaggagccattacatgttcaagaggtttataaagctgctgaaaCGCCAAAGAGAGGCTATAAGTGAACGTTTCAGCGGCGACGCAtaatgaccccccccccccccgggcGATGACATCGTTCATCTGCGATTTCACTAGACGGCAATAGGACGATAGGATATGGACAAGATCGCCCAACTCTAATGAGtctatacatgtttttttcagaaCATATACTCATTCTGCCTTCAAGGCTTGGCTTTGTTAAGTGACAAAACGTGGGAGAAAGTCTGTCTTACCTCAAAGGCAGAAACCGTGTTCTGTAGAGAATAGCCCCAAGAGTCCACTGGACCTCCTTATCATAGACCAGTAGGGCAGTCTTCAGGTTTTTATAGTTGGCTGGGAAAGAGAAGCCTGAGTGCAACACTTCATACATCCATGCTGATTTAAAACACTGGTACCTGTCGGCATAAACACAAAGCTATTGAGAATAGTCTTGTCCAAACctgtttttaagatttttttgggcatttttaagcctttaattgataggacagacaagtgtgaaagggggagagagagagggagtgacatgcagcaaagggccacaggctggattcgaacccgggccgctgcggcaacagccttgtacatggggcgcctgctctaccactaagccaccgacgccccagaagCAGTTTGATAAACATCTGTGACTTACTTCAGTCTGTGGAGATCAGCATGTGAAGCATACAAGCCAGAGTCAAAGCGTTCCCTCAGAGTCTTCCACTGGGTCGAACAGTAGCTCTGTAAATGGTAAAGGACAACATCAGGACAGGTTCAAGTGGTGAGACGTCAATAAATAGTACGACCCTGATTCCAAAAGAgctgggatgctgtgtaaaatgtaaataaaaacagaatgcaatgatttgcaaatccttttggACCTATATACAACTGAATACAATACAGACAGGATGTTTGATTTTCAAGCTGGTTAACCTGATtgtttgatgcctgcaacacattCCAAAAAAGGTGGGACaggggcaacaaaagactgggaaATTGTGGAATACTCACAAAAAAGAAACTGATAATTTGGTATCAAAGTGGTATCCTCAAAAGGCTCAGTTGTTCCCAAGCGAGGACATCACAAGGTTCAGCACTTTGTGAAAACTACATGGGCAAGTAGTCCAACggtttaaaaacagcttttcTCAGAGCACAATTGCAAGAAATTTAGGGTTTTTACCATCTACAAACCAGAATAAACTATTCAGAGCATCTGGAGAAATCTCTGCACGTTATGGGCAAGGCGGAAAACCAATTTTGAATGCCCATGATCTTTGACCCCTCTGAtggcactgcattaaaaaccaatATGACTGGATACTACCtgggctcaggaacactttggaaaaccactgtcagtaaacactgtTTGTCGCTGCATTTACAAATGCAAGTTCAGACTTGCATTTGTAAATGCAAGTTCAGACTTGCATTTgtaaatgcaaagtgaaagtcaTATATCAACAACACTCTGAAACTTAGCTAACTTCTCTGAGcccgagctcatctgagatgtaCTGACACAAAGtagaaaagtgtgctgtggtctgaagAGTCCCCATTTCAAATTGTTTGTGGAAACCATGAACGTCGTGTCCTCCAGGCTAAAGAGGAAAAAGCTCAAAGTTGGAGAGCAAGCATCTGTAATGGTATGGAGGTGttttagtgcccatggcatcatgggtaacttgcacatctgtgaaggcaccataAATGCTGAAAGTAACATaaaggttttggagcaacatatgctgccatccagattATGTCTTTCTCAGGGACGTCCCTGCTAATTCCAGCAAGACGATGAGCTACATTCTGCACGTGTTCCAACAGCGTGGCTTTGTGGTGAAAGAGTGCAGGTACAGTGCAAACCTGTCTCCAACTGAAAATGTCTGGTGTGTTATATAGCGCAAACTACTACAACGGAGACCCCAGACTGTTGAGCAACTGAAGTCGTACATCATGCAAAATAGGAAATAATTTAACTTTCAAAATTTCAACAAAATTTCGTGCCCTCAGTTCCTTAATACTTATTATGTGTtgataaaagaaaaggtgatgtaacacaaaagcaaacatgcccctgtcccaacttttttggaacttgttgcaggcatcaaattcaatTTGagtttatatttacaaaaaataataatatttgcccgtttgaacattaaatatcttctCTTTAAACTGTACTCAATTGAGTATTTatcaaaaaggatttgcaaatcattgcattctgtttttatttacgttTTATACATCATCTCAACTTTGTTGCAATTAGGGATGTACATTAATCTCTGTTGCTCTCAAATAATTATGGAATAATTAGTTATCAATTGAAGGTGTATCTGGCATGCTTCATGAGAGTAAATGTGATCTTTCTATGCAGCATTTACCTTGGCAGCCTGGGCATATTTGGAAGCGTTATAATCCCCGCCCATGCGCAGCACATCCTCCGTGCAGTAGTAGAACTCAGAGAAGCCGTAGAACTGACTGTTGCTGTAGTCGATGGCTGGCTGGTAGATGCCACTGAGGGAGGTCAGGGTCTCATTGGTGCGGTTGAGGTACGGCTGGAGAATCTGTCTACACTGGTCAAAGTCTCCTGTGCCTCGCAGATACAGCTTCTGTGCAGATGAACCAATTTCGTCCTGCAGGTCTGCAGGCAGACAAGGGTCCAGGAGCGGAGAGTCTGCTGTCTCACCATTGTGCTGACCTAAGAGCCTGGAGAATCAGTAATAtgttaaatacacacaatactGCGCACTGACTGGCACATGAAACATTGAAATGCGATCTAGCTGTGGTTCTCACTTGTTTCGAGTGGCAGTATTTCTGATGATGCTCTCCTCGTATCTTTGGCGTGCTGCATTTCCTCCAAATCCCAGGAAGGTGGAAACATAAACACGATAAACGTGCTCTGTGCGATGTGCGTCACATCCCAAGTTGAACTCGGCGAGTAAGTTCTTGGCGACTTCCTCCTAAggaacaaataaaaatcagcCTGGGAATGATGACACCTTTATAATATACCAATGCATATTCTTATCTGTTTAACATTTATAGATGACAGTGGTGCTCACATGCAACACATTAATTAATAAAGGAGAACGCCTATGTTTGAGGCCACATTTAGAAAATCTAAATAATGTAATGTCTGGTTTAATGTATCTCAAAAGATCAAAGACAACAGAGGCTGAAATTATCTGACACGACAACAGGAAAAATTCATTTGTGCATCATGCAgtgtaaagcaaaatatgagAACAATTAGGAAAAGCAGTGTATGCCAGACATGTTAATGTGAATAAATCACAACAGTAACAAAAATGTTGACACTGACAATTTCTATTGCATTTGATGATCTCTATGTGAATGATTTGATGTTCTCAGTCCAAAAATCCTGCTCTTGAGTCATGCAGCAGGCTTACAGTATGCCTTCAATAGTGATGAATGGAGAGCAGATCATCTCCACGGGACAAAAATGGTGCATACAGGGTTTTAACCAGGGAATGACAGAGGTTGGAAGGAGGGAGAAGAACAAAGGGTGAGTGACAAAAACCAAAGACAGCACAAAAACAGAATTGGTCGTGGATAATAACCTGCTGTGGAGAAGCAAAGCTTACAGTTTTGGGCACTTCGTATGCGATCTGTGTGGAGACCCCGCCCATGTCCAGGACACCAGCAGTTCTTTTCCTCACCAGCGCCTCCTGCTGATCACTGCCTGGGACATTTACCTCCACTACAGCTTCGCCATCTTGAAAGAATGACAGGAGAGGTGACAGAGTTACACAAGGAGAGTGTATCATGTGATTAGAGTTTTACTATGTATTAGTGTGGTAGACAAAACtacaaagtgctttttaaaatggcACATTGTTAAAACACTACTTGCTTGGCTACTTACCATTGTGCACATGGTTAAACCTTCCGAGGACAAAGTTTATCCCAATCCATGCATAGACACCTAAAaccaatgaaaacaaacagttaGGTTAGCATCTTCAATCTTGCGCTACTTTTAAGT from Epinephelus moara isolate mb chromosome 8, YSFRI_EMoa_1.0, whole genome shotgun sequence includes these protein-coding regions:
- the entpd4 gene encoding ectonucleoside triphosphate diphosphohydrolase 4 isoform X1, producing the protein MGRISFSCLFPAPWHFSLSSQVLPRLLVPSLRQLLFIGLVLCLIGLLYLLLVTGKGHASWTREENHFHRHLARVTDVDATDTSNPNLNYGLVVDCGSSGSRVFVYCWPRHNGNPHELLDIRQMRDQHRKPVVMKIKPGISELAKTPEKASDYIYPLLSFAAQHIPKNKHQETPLYILCTAGMRILPESQQEALLEDLRTDIPVHFNFLFSDSHVEVISGKQEGVYAWIGINFVLGRFNHVHNDGEAVVEVNVPGSDQQEALVRKRTAGVLDMGGVSTQIAYEVPKTVSFASPQQEEVAKNLLAEFNLGCDAHRTEHVYRVYVSTFLGFGGNAARQRYEESIIRNTATRNKLLGQHNGETADSPLLDPCLPADLQDEIGSSAQKLYLRGTGDFDQCRQILQPYLNRTNETLTSLSGIYQPAIDYSNSQFYGFSEFYYCTEDVLRMGGDYNASKYAQAAKSYCSTQWKTLRERFDSGLYASHADLHRLKYQCFKSAWMYEVLHSGFSFPANYKNLKTALLVYDKEVQWTLGAILYRTRFLPLRDIQQESLKGVHSHWRHSFSFVNNHYLFLACFFIVLLSIMLYLLRLRRIHRLTAQRCSPSSVAWLEDGLGSPTLPINL
- the entpd4 gene encoding ectonucleoside triphosphate diphosphohydrolase 4 isoform X2; this translates as MGRISFSCLFPAPWHFSLSSQVLPRLLVPSLRQLLFIGLVLCLIGLLYLLLVTGKGHASWTREENHFHRHLARVTDVDATDTSNPNLNYGLVVDCGSSGSRVFVYCWPRHNGNPHELLDIRQMRDQHRKPVVMKIKPGISELAKTPEKASDYIYPLLSFAAQHIPKNKHQETPLYILCTAGMRILPESQQEALLEDLRTDIPVHFNFLFSDSHVEVISGKQEGVYAWIGINFVLGRFNHVHNDGEAVVEVNVPGSDQQEALVRKRTAGVLDMGGVSTQIAYEVPKTEEVAKNLLAEFNLGCDAHRTEHVYRVYVSTFLGFGGNAARQRYEESIIRNTATRNKLLGQHNGETADSPLLDPCLPADLQDEIGSSAQKLYLRGTGDFDQCRQILQPYLNRTNETLTSLSGIYQPAIDYSNSQFYGFSEFYYCTEDVLRMGGDYNASKYAQAAKSYCSTQWKTLRERFDSGLYASHADLHRLKYQCFKSAWMYEVLHSGFSFPANYKNLKTALLVYDKEVQWTLGAILYRTRFLPLRDIQQESLKGVHSHWRHSFSFVNNHYLFLACFFIVLLSIMLYLLRLRRIHRLTAQRCSPSSVAWLEDGLGSPTLPINL